The Desulfuromonas versatilis genome has a segment encoding these proteins:
- a CDS encoding replication-associated recombination protein A yields MNLFEQADKNNGSAPLAERLRPRTLDEMVGQSHLLGEGKVLRRLIETDQLSSVIFWGPPGTGKTTLAQVIANSTKSRFVFFSAVLQGVKELREIVQQAREEKAYHGRKTLVFVDEIHRFNKAQQDAFLPYVERGEITLIGATTENPSFEVNSALLSRSRVFVLNALAAEEIAVLLERALDDPRGLGGRGNTLEAQALDFLTEQAGGDARIALNTLEVAAATVGRGAITLEAVQEALQKKALLYDKGAEEHYNVISAFIKSLRGSDPDAALYWLARMLEAGEDPLFIARRMVIFASEDVGNADPRALQVAVAVQQAVHFVGLPEGRINLAQAVTYLATAPKSNASYMGINQAQAEVRKSGALPVPLHIRNAPTGLMKDLGYGKGYRYAHDYQGAFAPQQHLPEQLRGTTFYRPTDHGYEKMIGERMRYWEQLRNESAGKDREDPEEES; encoded by the coding sequence ATGAATCTTTTTGAACAGGCGGATAAAAACAACGGCAGCGCCCCGCTGGCCGAGCGGCTGCGCCCGCGGACCCTGGACGAGATGGTGGGCCAGAGCCACCTGCTGGGAGAGGGAAAGGTGCTGCGCCGGCTGATCGAGACCGACCAGCTCAGCTCGGTCATCTTCTGGGGGCCGCCGGGCACCGGCAAAACCACCCTGGCCCAGGTCATCGCCAACTCCACGAAAAGCCGGTTCGTGTTCTTCTCCGCCGTGCTCCAGGGGGTGAAGGAACTGCGGGAGATCGTGCAGCAGGCGCGGGAGGAAAAGGCCTACCACGGTCGCAAGACGCTGGTCTTCGTCGATGAAATCCACCGCTTCAACAAGGCACAGCAGGACGCCTTTCTCCCCTATGTGGAGCGGGGCGAAATCACCCTGATCGGCGCGACCACGGAAAATCCCTCCTTCGAGGTCAATTCCGCCCTGCTTTCCCGCTCCAGGGTTTTCGTCCTCAACGCCCTGGCTGCAGAAGAGATTGCCGTCCTGCTCGAACGTGCACTGGACGACCCCCGCGGGCTGGGCGGTCGGGGCAACACCCTGGAGGCGCAGGCGCTCGATTTTCTCACCGAGCAGGCGGGCGGCGACGCCCGCATCGCCCTCAACACCCTCGAGGTGGCGGCAGCCACCGTCGGCCGGGGCGCCATCACCCTGGAGGCGGTGCAGGAGGCCCTGCAGAAAAAAGCCCTGCTTTACGACAAGGGGGCCGAGGAACACTACAATGTGATTTCGGCCTTCATCAAGAGCCTGCGCGGATCGGACCCCGACGCGGCGCTCTACTGGCTGGCGCGGATGCTCGAGGCGGGCGAAGATCCCCTGTTCATCGCCAGGCGCATGGTCATTTTCGCCTCCGAAGACGTGGGCAACGCCGACCCGCGGGCCCTGCAGGTCGCCGTGGCCGTGCAGCAGGCGGTCCATTTCGTCGGCCTTCCCGAAGGGAGAATCAACCTCGCCCAGGCGGTCACCTACCTGGCCACGGCCCCCAAGAGCAACGCTTCGTACATGGGCATCAACCAGGCCCAGGCCGAGGTGCGCAAGAGCGGGGCCCTGCCGGTGCCGCTGCACATCCGCAATGCTCCCACCGGGCTCATGAAGGACCTGGGCTACGGCAAGGGGTATCGCTACGCCCACGACTACCAGGGGGCGTTCGCCCCCCAGCAGCATCTCCCGGAGCAGCTGCGGGGAACCACCTTTTATCGGCCCACCGACCATGGCTACGAAAAAATGATCGGC
- the argJ gene encoding bifunctional glutamate N-acetyltransferase/amino-acid acetyltransferase ArgJ — protein sequence MVTKGSKTIKGFKFSARAAGIKKSGKPDLALIYSEVPARCAGVFTTNKVVAAPVVVSAPRIRRGSCQAVLVNSGNANACTGEQGLRDALRCGELAAGALGLPEDLVAVSSTGVIGLPLPMDKFERHIGQLAGDLQAGAVEEAAEAIRTTDAFAKLSAAEGEADGKPYGVLAMAKGAGMIHPNMATMLAFVMTDACVEAGFLDQALRTAVDGSFNSITVDGDTSTNDMVLVLANGLAENPEIVAGTPAAEAFQGHLSRVLLELAKMIVRDGEGATKVVEIAVKGAAGAAQAKQAARSVATSSLVKTAFFGEDANWGRIIAAVGYSGADVDPNRVDIFFNEVQVVKDGLGTGKELEAKATEVLKTPEFTVTVDLKLGEGQGRYYTSDLTYDYVKINADYRS from the coding sequence ATGGTGACTAAGGGGAGCAAGACCATCAAGGGATTCAAGTTCAGCGCTCGGGCCGCGGGCATCAAAAAGTCCGGCAAGCCCGATCTGGCCCTGATCTATTCAGAAGTGCCGGCCCGCTGCGCCGGGGTGTTCACCACCAACAAGGTGGTCGCCGCCCCGGTGGTGGTGAGCGCGCCGAGAATTCGTCGGGGAAGCTGCCAGGCGGTGCTGGTAAACAGCGGCAACGCCAACGCCTGCACCGGCGAGCAGGGGCTGCGCGACGCTCTGCGCTGCGGCGAGTTGGCCGCCGGGGCGCTCGGGCTGCCCGAGGACCTGGTCGCCGTCTCCTCCACCGGAGTGATCGGCCTGCCCCTGCCCATGGACAAGTTCGAGCGCCACATCGGGCAACTCGCCGGGGACCTGCAGGCCGGAGCCGTCGAGGAGGCCGCCGAGGCGATCCGCACCACCGATGCGTTCGCCAAGCTCTCCGCCGCCGAGGGTGAGGCCGACGGCAAGCCCTACGGGGTTCTCGCCATGGCCAAGGGGGCCGGAATGATCCACCCCAACATGGCAACCATGCTGGCCTTCGTGATGACTGACGCCTGTGTGGAGGCTGGGTTCCTCGACCAGGCCCTGCGTACAGCGGTCGACGGCTCGTTCAACAGCATTACGGTGGACGGGGATACCTCGACCAACGACATGGTGCTGGTGCTGGCCAACGGCCTGGCCGAAAACCCCGAAATCGTTGCCGGCACCCCCGCGGCCGAAGCCTTCCAGGGGCATCTCTCGAGGGTGCTGCTCGAGCTGGCCAAGATGATCGTTCGCGATGGCGAAGGGGCCACCAAGGTTGTTGAAATCGCGGTCAAGGGGGCGGCCGGCGCTGCCCAGGCCAAACAGGCGGCACGCAGCGTGGCCACCTCGAGCCTGGTCAAGACCGCCTTTTTCGGCGAGGACGCCAACTGGGGGCGGATCATCGCCGCCGTCGGCTATTCGGGGGCCGACGTCGACCCCAACCGGGTGGATATCTTCTTCAACGAGGTGCAGGTGGTCAAGGACGGTCTCGGCACCGGAAAGGAACTGGAGGCCAAGGCTACCGAGGTCCTGAAAACTCCCGAGTTCACCGTCACCGTCGACCTCAAGCTCGGTGAAGGACAGGGGCGCTATTACACCTCGGATCTCACCTACGACTACGTCAAGATCAACGCTGATTATCGGTCCTGA
- a CDS encoding M23 family metallopeptidase encodes MSAKKFTILIIPEGSHRVRRFNLRRGLLGTVLCFGLLFMVGVSLLAFDYFRVNFDRKELVRLQTQASAQQKELRRLAVRLADLRQEMVVLAQNDAKVRVMAKLAKPKADAMNGVGGPPEEDVSAGFSELQQQIDQMVRAIDLRRESQEEIQGFLNDQRSLLAAKPQGMPVKGWVTSAFGVRRDPFNGARKMHEGVDIASRTGTPVFATADGIVTQAETVSGYGKLVVVDHGYGFKTYYGHNSKLFVKVGQRVKRGEKVAAVGNTGRSTGPHVHYEVRRNGVPLNPRKYL; translated from the coding sequence TTGTCCGCCAAGAAGTTTACCATTCTGATCATACCCGAGGGCTCCCACCGGGTGCGTCGTTTCAACCTGCGGCGCGGATTGCTGGGAACTGTTCTCTGTTTCGGCCTGCTGTTTATGGTCGGCGTGTCTTTGCTGGCCTTCGATTATTTCCGGGTCAATTTCGACCGCAAGGAACTGGTGCGACTGCAGACCCAGGCCTCGGCCCAGCAAAAGGAGTTGCGCCGACTGGCCGTCAGGCTGGCCGATCTGCGCCAGGAGATGGTGGTGCTGGCCCAAAATGACGCCAAGGTCCGCGTCATGGCCAAACTGGCCAAACCCAAGGCCGACGCCATGAACGGCGTGGGCGGCCCCCCCGAAGAGGATGTTTCCGCGGGGTTCTCCGAGCTGCAGCAGCAGATCGACCAGATGGTTCGCGCCATCGACCTGCGTCGTGAAAGCCAGGAGGAGATCCAGGGCTTCCTCAATGACCAGCGCTCCCTGCTGGCGGCCAAGCCCCAGGGAATGCCGGTCAAGGGGTGGGTGACCTCGGCCTTCGGCGTGCGCCGCGACCCCTTCAACGGCGCCCGGAAAATGCACGAAGGCGTGGACATCGCCTCGCGTACCGGGACCCCGGTCTTCGCTACCGCCGACGGCATCGTCACCCAGGCCGAAACCGTCTCGGGGTACGGCAAGCTGGTCGTCGTCGACCACGGCTACGGCTTCAAGACCTACTACGGGCATAATTCGAAACTGTTCGTCAAGGTTGGTCAGCGGGTCAAGCGCGGCGAGAAGGTCGCCGCCGTCGGCAACACCGGCCGCTCAACCGGCCCCCATGTCCACTACGAAGTGCGCCGCAACGGTGTCCCCCTCAATCCCCGCAAATATCTCTGA
- the recN gene encoding DNA repair protein RecN, translated as MLSELIIKNIAIIDRLQVAFGAGFNVLTGETGAGKSIIIDAVGLLLGDRARPELIRSGEEEAVVEALFDLRGMPGVRDALAEAGLEEGDELVVKRSISRSGRNRVYLNGSLATLGQLQPLAGQLMTIYGQHASQGLQRADLHLDMLDSFAGLDGELGNYRELFRELRQLNERLQRLDEAERERQHRLDLLGFQSSEIAAVSLKPGEDADLAAERLLLQNAGKLAAATEGGYELLYAGEGAACERLGRVADDLAALSNIDPQLGQLAEAVRGALFTVEDVAEQLRGYAGRVDFEPGRQDEVESRLALISGLKRKYAPTLEEILAYKEKIDQEIEELSDVDAAREGLRKKIAVARQGLERAGAGISARRAEAARQLAGKVELELRDLAMAKARFEVRLSPLSEPGPTGLERGEFFLAPNPGEEPKPLARIASGGELSRIMLALKRAAPGGEDIPCLIFDEVDAGIGGEAATAVGEKLRGVAVGRQVLCITHLPQVAAYGDRHYRVEKREEHNRTVTRLVFLENEERVREMARMLGGARVTERTLEHARELIAHSLSAAS; from the coding sequence ATGCTTTCAGAGCTGATCATCAAGAACATCGCCATCATCGACCGGCTGCAGGTCGCTTTCGGGGCCGGGTTCAACGTGCTGACCGGGGAGACCGGCGCCGGCAAGTCGATCATTATCGACGCCGTAGGCCTGTTGCTGGGCGACCGGGCCAGGCCTGAACTGATCCGCAGCGGCGAGGAGGAGGCGGTGGTCGAGGCGCTGTTCGATCTTCGCGGCATGCCGGGGGTGCGCGACGCTTTGGCCGAGGCCGGCCTCGAGGAGGGCGACGAACTGGTGGTCAAGCGCTCCATTTCCCGTTCCGGCCGCAATCGGGTCTACCTGAACGGGTCGCTGGCCACCCTGGGGCAGCTGCAGCCGCTGGCTGGGCAATTGATGACGATCTACGGCCAGCATGCCTCCCAGGGCCTGCAAAGAGCCGACCTGCATTTGGATATGCTCGACAGCTTCGCCGGGCTTGACGGCGAGCTGGGGAATTACCGGGAACTCTTCCGCGAACTGCGGCAGCTCAATGAGCGCCTGCAGCGCCTCGATGAGGCCGAGCGGGAGCGGCAGCACCGCCTGGACCTGCTGGGCTTCCAAAGTTCCGAAATCGCCGCCGTCTCGCTCAAGCCGGGCGAAGACGCCGACCTGGCCGCCGAGCGACTGCTGCTGCAGAATGCCGGCAAGCTCGCCGCGGCCACCGAGGGGGGCTACGAGCTGCTCTATGCCGGAGAGGGGGCGGCCTGCGAACGGCTCGGCAGGGTTGCCGACGATCTGGCGGCACTGTCCAATATCGATCCCCAGCTCGGTCAACTGGCCGAAGCGGTGCGCGGCGCACTCTTTACCGTGGAGGATGTCGCCGAGCAGTTGCGCGGCTATGCCGGGCGGGTCGACTTCGAGCCGGGCCGGCAGGATGAGGTCGAGTCGCGCCTGGCTCTGATCTCGGGGCTCAAGCGCAAATACGCACCGACTCTCGAGGAGATCCTGGCCTACAAGGAGAAGATCGATCAGGAGATCGAGGAGCTCTCCGACGTCGATGCCGCCCGCGAAGGGCTCAGGAAAAAGATCGCCGTCGCCCGCCAGGGGTTGGAGCGGGCCGGGGCCGGGATCTCCGCGCGCCGCGCCGAGGCGGCCCGGCAGTTGGCCGGAAAGGTCGAACTGGAGCTGCGCGATCTGGCCATGGCCAAGGCCCGGTTCGAGGTGCGACTCTCGCCCCTGTCCGAGCCGGGCCCCACGGGTCTGGAGCGAGGCGAATTCTTCCTGGCGCCCAATCCCGGCGAGGAGCCCAAGCCGTTGGCCCGCATTGCTTCCGGGGGCGAGCTCTCGCGCATCATGCTGGCGCTCAAGAGGGCCGCGCCGGGCGGGGAGGACATCCCCTGCCTGATTTTCGATGAGGTCGACGCGGGCATCGGCGGTGAGGCGGCGACCGCCGTTGGCGAAAAGCTGCGGGGCGTGGCCGTCGGCCGCCAGGTCCTGTGCATTACCCATCTGCCCCAGGTGGCGGCCTACGGGGATCGGCACTACCGGGTGGAGAAGCGCGAAGAGCACAATCGTACCGTCACCCGGCTGGTGTTTCTCGAAAATGAAGAGCGGGTGCGTGAAATGGCACGCATGCTGGGCGGTGCCCGGGTGACCGAGCGGACCCTGGAGCATGCCCGGGAGCTGATCGCCCACAGTCTGTCCGCCGCCTCCTGA
- a CDS encoding N-acetyltransferase, with product MIRRARIPDAKAIQNLLITYAKDGLMLPRSLSDIYEGIRDFYVWEEGGAVIGTVCLQICWEDLAEVRSLAVAEGHEGRGVGRRLVEACLQEARALGLKRVFALTYKPVFFGKLGFHEIEKSELPHKIWRDCMKCVKFPECDEIALSIDL from the coding sequence ATGATCCGCCGCGCCCGCATCCCCGACGCCAAAGCGATTCAGAACCTGCTCATCACCTATGCGAAGGACGGGCTGATGCTGCCGCGCTCCCTTTCGGATATCTATGAGGGGATCCGCGATTTCTACGTTTGGGAGGAAGGCGGCGCGGTGATCGGCACCGTCTGCCTGCAGATCTGCTGGGAAGATCTGGCCGAGGTGCGTTCGCTGGCCGTGGCCGAGGGGCACGAGGGGCGCGGCGTCGGCCGCCGGTTGGTCGAAGCCTGCCTGCAGGAGGCGCGGGCGCTTGGCCTCAAGCGGGTCTTCGCCCTGACCTACAAGCCGGTGTTTTTCGGCAAACTCGGCTTCCACGAGATCGAAAAATCGGAACTGCCCCACAAAATCTGGCGCGACTGCATGAAGTGCGTCAAGTTTCCCGAGTGCGACGAGATCGCACTGAGTATCGATCTGTAG
- a CDS encoding hybrid sensor histidine kinase/response regulator, translating into MMTPAVEKGRLPAVLVVDDAPFFRRLVVELLEGRGYPVVEAGDGEQALGVLARRDIAVVLTDIEMPGLSGPALLRRIKRLHPLVQVMIVSSHHDFEAARQVLRDGALDYLTKPIQEPDLFEALERGVKAYREARNAAVLRHEAQRRFSDLILLREIGETASSRDNLQFVFEKVLDSITAVLEVEIASVMLVDEDGLLRIGGARGLPAKVIETARVAPGEGISGHVLASGTAVLIDNLENDRRFAPCAGSERYRSGSLLSVPLRCRDKILGVINVNNKHSGRAFSAADRDLLGTVAHQTALAIENFKLVSSLRLQTRQLEEANQRLVSFNQTRSRLVCNLSHELNTPLTTILGFSDLILNFAEQIEAGDLRDYLGKIHRESRHMERLIAGMLRLFTFDSGQEEWRPAPVSLGEVIQGVLSEEQTRIAALQLQLQLQLAPEMEPLYADPGKVRLLVGSLVDNAIKFNRAGGVLSIQAQPRLVEGQNRVYLRVHNDGRSIPPEAEQDIFEQYTQLGDIDTDKPQGVGIGLAICKAIVSRMNGQIYLEPPAGEGTTMAVMLPAGDNYGVSRHGD; encoded by the coding sequence ATGATGACCCCGGCGGTCGAAAAAGGCCGGCTGCCGGCGGTCCTGGTGGTCGACGACGCGCCGTTTTTCCGGCGCCTGGTCGTCGAGCTGCTGGAGGGACGCGGCTATCCGGTGGTGGAGGCGGGCGACGGGGAGCAGGCCCTGGGGGTGCTGGCGCGCCGGGATATCGCCGTGGTTCTGACCGACATCGAGATGCCGGGTCTCAGCGGTCCGGCCCTGCTGCGGCGGATCAAACGTCTGCACCCGCTGGTGCAGGTCATGATCGTCTCTTCGCACCATGATTTCGAAGCCGCCCGCCAGGTGCTGCGCGACGGCGCCCTGGACTATCTCACCAAACCGATCCAGGAGCCAGACCTGTTCGAGGCCCTGGAACGGGGTGTCAAGGCCTACCGGGAGGCCCGCAACGCCGCGGTGCTGAGACATGAAGCCCAGCGGCGCTTTTCCGACCTGATTCTGCTGCGTGAGATCGGGGAGACGGCCAGTTCCCGGGACAACCTGCAGTTCGTCTTCGAGAAGGTGCTCGACTCGATTACTGCCGTGCTCGAGGTGGAGATTGCCTCGGTCATGCTGGTCGACGAGGACGGTCTGCTGAGAATCGGCGGCGCCAGAGGGCTCCCCGCCAAGGTGATCGAAACCGCCCGGGTGGCACCGGGCGAGGGGATCTCCGGGCATGTGCTGGCCAGCGGCACGGCGGTGCTGATCGACAATCTCGAGAACGACCGGCGCTTCGCACCCTGTGCCGGTTCCGAGCGTTACCGCAGCGGTTCGCTGCTTTCGGTGCCGCTGCGCTGCCGGGACAAGATCCTCGGGGTGATCAATGTCAACAACAAGCACTCCGGAAGGGCGTTTTCCGCCGCCGACCGGGATCTGCTCGGTACCGTCGCCCACCAGACGGCGTTGGCCATCGAGAACTTCAAGCTGGTCTCCAGCCTGCGTCTCCAGACGCGCCAGCTCGAGGAGGCCAACCAGCGGCTGGTCAGTTTCAACCAGACCCGTTCCCGCCTGGTCTGCAATCTCTCCCATGAACTCAATACGCCGTTGACCACGATCCTGGGGTTTTCGGATTTGATCCTGAATTTCGCCGAGCAGATCGAAGCCGGCGACCTGCGTGACTACCTGGGCAAGATCCACCGGGAAAGCCGCCACATGGAGCGGCTGATTGCCGGGATGCTGCGGCTGTTTACCTTCGATTCGGGGCAAGAGGAGTGGCGTCCAGCGCCGGTGTCCCTGGGCGAAGTAATTCAGGGTGTGCTTAGCGAAGAACAGACGAGGATTGCCGCCCTGCAGCTGCAACTGCAGTTGCAGCTGGCACCCGAAATGGAGCCGCTGTATGCCGACCCCGGCAAGGTCCGGCTGCTGGTCGGCTCCCTGGTCGATAACGCCATCAAGTTCAACCGTGCCGGGGGCGTGCTGTCGATCCAGGCGCAACCCCGCCTAGTCGAAGGGCAGAACCGCGTCTACCTGCGGGTGCACAACGACGGGCGGAGCATTCCCCCGGAAGCGGAGCAGGATATTTTCGAGCAGTACACCCAACTCGGCGATATCGACACCGACAAGCCCCAGGGTGTGGGAATCGGTTTGGCGATCTGCAAGGCGATCGTTTCCCGAATGAATGGGCAGATTTATCTCGAACCTCCCGCCGGGGAAGGCACGACTATGGCCGTCATGCTTCCCGCCGGGGATAATTACGGAGTCTCACGTCATGGTGACTAA
- the secA gene encoding preprotein translocase subunit SecA, which produces MIGPLIRKIVGSKNERELKRLQLIVQKINTLEPSISALSDAELAGKTAEFRQRLAQGETLDDLLPEAFATVREAGKRVLGMRHFDVQLVGGMVLHAGKIAEMKTGEGKTLVATLPSYLNALAGKGVHVITVNDYLARRDSEWMGRIHRFLGLSVGVIVHGLNDAQRKEAYGCDITYGTNNEFGFDYLRDNMKFALQDYVQRDLNFCIVDEVDSILIDEARTPLIISGPSEASSELYYTVNRIIPMLKKGEVIEHRDGKIGPASKEYTGDYTVDEKAKSSTLTEEGVAKVEKLLGVDNLYEPRNIELLHHVNQALKAHAIFKRDVDYVVKDGEVMIVDEFTGRLMPGRRWSDGLHQAVEAKEGVKIESENQTLATITFQNYFRMYDKLSGMTGTADTEAAEFHEIYKLDVVVIPTNRPMVRNDQADVIYKTEKEKFKAVIEDIVSCHGKGQPALVGTISIEKSEELAEMLRKRGIPHNVLNAKHHEKEAEIVAQAGRRGAVTIATNMAGRGTDIILGGNPEMLARRESAAAEDAEAAYAEALKKYQQQCAREKAEVLEAGGLYICGTERHESRRIDNQLRGRSGRQGDPGASRFFLSLEDDLLRIFGSQRVAFVMDKLKIPEGEPIEHGMISKAIENAQKKVEGHNFEIRKHLIEYDDVMNRQREVIYNQRKEVLAGENIRETVEGIIDETVEDIIATFCPEKTQPADWNWSSLTEDVFNQFSIQPELPEPDAPGLTRESLEQSLKQQVMGRFAEKEEEFTTPVMEHLMKVLLLQSIDSQWKDHLLSIDHLKEGIGLRGYGQKNPKEEYKREAYSLFMAMMGRIRQEVLQKLYRVQLRREEDVERMEAEQRKRRLVLNRVGGEEQPKAPVTREEEKVGRNDPCPCGSGKKYKKCCGQ; this is translated from the coding sequence ATGATCGGTCCGCTTATCCGAAAAATCGTCGGCAGCAAAAACGAGCGTGAGCTCAAACGGCTGCAGCTCATAGTCCAGAAGATCAACACCCTCGAACCCTCCATCTCCGCATTGAGCGATGCTGAGTTGGCGGGCAAAACCGCCGAATTCCGCCAGCGCCTCGCCCAGGGGGAGACCCTCGACGACCTGCTCCCGGAAGCCTTTGCCACGGTCCGCGAGGCGGGCAAGCGGGTGCTCGGCATGCGCCACTTCGACGTGCAGCTGGTCGGTGGGATGGTTCTGCATGCCGGCAAGATCGCCGAGATGAAGACCGGCGAGGGCAAGACCCTGGTCGCCACCCTGCCGTCTTATCTCAACGCCCTGGCCGGAAAAGGCGTGCACGTCATTACCGTCAACGACTACCTGGCCCGCCGCGACTCCGAGTGGATGGGGCGGATTCACCGCTTTCTCGGCCTGAGCGTCGGGGTCATCGTCCACGGGCTCAACGATGCCCAGCGCAAGGAAGCCTACGGCTGCGATATCACCTACGGCACCAACAACGAGTTCGGCTTCGACTACCTGCGCGACAACATGAAGTTCGCCCTGCAGGACTACGTCCAACGCGACCTCAATTTCTGCATCGTCGACGAGGTCGACTCGATCCTCATCGACGAGGCGCGCACCCCGCTGATCATCTCGGGCCCCAGCGAAGCCTCGAGCGAACTCTACTACACGGTTAACCGGATCATTCCCATGCTCAAGAAGGGGGAGGTGATCGAGCACCGCGACGGCAAGATCGGACCGGCCAGCAAGGAATACACTGGCGATTACACCGTCGACGAAAAGGCCAAATCCTCGACCCTCACCGAAGAGGGGGTGGCCAAGGTCGAGAAACTGCTCGGCGTCGACAACCTCTACGAGCCGCGCAACATCGAGCTGCTGCACCACGTCAACCAGGCCCTCAAGGCCCACGCCATCTTTAAGCGCGACGTAGACTACGTGGTCAAGGACGGCGAGGTGATGATCGTCGACGAGTTCACCGGTCGGTTGATGCCGGGGCGGCGCTGGAGCGACGGCCTGCACCAGGCGGTGGAAGCCAAGGAAGGGGTCAAGATCGAGAGCGAGAACCAGACCCTGGCCACCATCACCTTCCAGAACTACTTCCGCATGTACGACAAGCTCTCGGGCATGACCGGAACCGCCGACACCGAAGCGGCCGAATTTCACGAGATCTACAAGCTCGACGTGGTGGTCATCCCCACCAACCGGCCGATGGTCCGCAACGACCAGGCCGACGTCATCTACAAGACCGAAAAGGAGAAATTCAAAGCGGTCATCGAAGATATCGTCAGCTGTCACGGGAAGGGCCAGCCGGCCCTGGTCGGCACCATCTCCATCGAGAAATCCGAAGAGCTCGCCGAGATGCTGCGCAAGCGCGGCATCCCCCATAACGTGCTCAACGCCAAGCACCACGAAAAAGAGGCGGAGATCGTCGCCCAGGCCGGGCGCCGCGGAGCGGTGACCATCGCTACCAACATGGCCGGCCGCGGTACCGACATCATCCTCGGCGGCAACCCCGAGATGCTCGCCCGGCGCGAGTCCGCCGCGGCCGAAGACGCCGAGGCCGCCTATGCCGAGGCGCTGAAGAAATACCAGCAGCAGTGCGCCAGGGAGAAGGCCGAGGTGCTCGAGGCCGGCGGCCTCTATATCTGCGGCACCGAGCGCCACGAATCGCGGCGCATCGACAACCAGTTGCGCGGCCGCTCCGGACGCCAGGGGGACCCCGGCGCCAGCCGTTTCTTCCTCAGTCTCGAGGATGACCTGCTGCGCATCTTCGGTTCGCAGCGGGTGGCCTTCGTCATGGACAAGCTCAAGATCCCCGAAGGCGAACCGATCGAGCACGGCATGATTTCCAAGGCGATCGAGAACGCGCAGAAAAAGGTCGAGGGGCACAACTTCGAGATCCGCAAACATCTCATCGAGTACGACGACGTCATGAACCGCCAGCGCGAGGTGATCTACAACCAGCGCAAGGAGGTGCTGGCCGGGGAGAACATCCGCGAGACCGTCGAGGGGATCATCGATGAGACGGTGGAGGACATCATCGCCACCTTCTGCCCGGAAAAGACCCAGCCCGCCGACTGGAACTGGAGCAGCCTCACCGAGGACGTCTTCAACCAGTTCAGTATCCAGCCCGAGTTGCCGGAACCCGATGCCCCCGGGCTGACCCGCGAGAGCCTCGAGCAGAGCCTCAAGCAGCAGGTGATGGGGCGTTTCGCCGAAAAGGAAGAGGAGTTCACCACCCCGGTCATGGAGCACCTGATGAAGGTGCTGCTGCTGCAGAGTATCGACTCGCAGTGGAAGGACCATCTGCTCTCCATCGATCACCTCAAGGAGGGGATCGGCCTGCGCGGCTATGGCCAGAAGAACCCCAAGGAGGAGTACAAGCGCGAGGCCTACTCGCTGTTCATGGCGATGATGGGGCGTATCCGCCAGGAGGTCCTGCAGAAGCTCTACCGGGTTCAGCTGCGCCGCGAAGAGGACGTCGAGCGCATGGAGGCCGAGCAGCGCAAGCGCCGCCTGGTGCTCAACCGGGTCGGTGGCGAAGAGCAGCCAAAGGCTCCGGTCACCCGCGAGGAAGAGAAGGTCGGGCGCAACGACCCCTGCCCCTGCGGCAGCGGCAAGAAATACAAGAAATGCTGTGGCCAATGA
- a CDS encoding NAD(+)/NADH kinase — protein sequence MKRIGIYAKRHNPDAVRVAREVAGWLQERKIEVFIDEALAEEMGDVRGYPGGSIPTMVNLIIVLGGDGTLISVARQVGDLRTPILGVNLGSLGFLTETTLKEFYPILERVLKGNFKASERLMLEAVVRREGKEVGRFRVLNDVVINKGALARIIDMEAWVDDDYLTTYKADGLIISTPTGSTAYNLAAGGPIIYPGVQCLVISPICPHMLTNRPIIVSDEALIRIEVKFQDEDVVFTADGQVGMPLIGGDVVEIRKSKSSTLLIKSPNKDYFEILRTKLRWGER from the coding sequence ATGAAGCGGATCGGCATCTATGCCAAGCGTCACAATCCCGATGCGGTCAGGGTGGCCAGAGAGGTGGCCGGCTGGCTGCAGGAGCGCAAAATAGAGGTGTTCATCGACGAGGCGCTGGCCGAGGAGATGGGGGACGTGCGGGGCTACCCCGGCGGCTCGATCCCCACCATGGTCAATCTGATCATCGTGCTCGGCGGCGACGGCACGCTGATATCGGTGGCCCGCCAGGTGGGCGACCTGCGCACGCCGATCCTCGGGGTCAACCTGGGCAGTCTCGGCTTTCTGACGGAAACCACCCTCAAGGAGTTCTACCCGATCCTCGAGCGGGTGCTCAAGGGGAATTTCAAGGCCTCCGAGCGCCTGATGCTCGAGGCCGTGGTGCGCCGCGAAGGGAAGGAAGTCGGCCGCTTCCGGGTGCTCAACGACGTGGTGATCAACAAGGGGGCCCTGGCGAGGATCATCGACATGGAGGCCTGGGTCGACGATGACTACCTCACCACCTACAAGGCCGACGGGCTGATCATCTCCACCCCCACCGGCTCCACCGCCTATAACCTGGCGGCCGGCGGGCCGATCATCTATCCGGGGGTCCAGTGCCTGGTGATTTCGCCGATCTGTCCCCACATGCTCACCAACCGGCCGATCATCGTCTCCGACGAGGCGCTGATCCGCATCGAGGTCAAATTCCAGGACGAGGACGTGGTGTTCACCGCCGACGGCCAGGTCGGTATGCCGCTGATCGGCGGCGACGTGGTGGAAATCCGCAAATCCAAGAGCAGCACCCTGCTGATCAAGAGCCCCAACAAGGACTATTTCGAAATCCTGCGCACCAAGCTGCGCTGGGGGGAAAGGTAG